Within Anopheles nili chromosome 3, idAnoNiliSN_F5_01, whole genome shotgun sequence, the genomic segment GAATACCGACCGGAACTGGCCCCAATCGTGATTGGACCGCAAGGACCTCAAGGTGACATCGGACCACTAGGACGACCCGGTATGAGTGGCATTCCCGGTAATAAGGGGCTGCGAGGACCGATGGGTCCTCCAGGACTACCAGGTGATGCGGGTTTAAATGGACGCCCAGGACCAAAAGGCATTTCCCCCGCCGGACAGCGAGGAGACGACGGTGAAGGAGGTCCTCCGGGACAGCACGGACCCCGTGGAACACCGGGTCAGGCAGGCATCAAGGGCCAGGTGGGCTTTGCGGGCCGCAATTTCCCAGGCGCAAAGGGCGAACCGGGCACGAACGGTGTGAATGGAGAGTTTGGTGAAAAGGGCGATCAAGGAGACGATGGATTGTCCGGTGATAAGGGCATGCCCGGTATCGGTGTGAATATCACGGGTCCTCCAGGACCTGCGGGATTGCCTGGACGAGCCGGGCCTCCTGGTGATTGGGGCTTCAACGGCAACAATGGAGTACGAGGTGATAAGGGCTTCCGTGGAGAGGACTGCGGCATGTGTCCTCCAGGACCTCGTGGTACAAAGGGCGAAGATGGTGACATCGGACGACCCGGTTTGGATGGGTATGATGGTAACCGGGGCCTTACAGGACCACGTGGCTACCCGGGTATCTCAGGCAAGCAGGGTCTAAAGGGCTTACAAGGCCGTAAAGGTAAGAAACCTCCCTCCAACCAGCACACACATCTCTCCGGAGGACTAACAATGGACCATCTTTCGCAGGAGACCACGGTGATCTTGGTGAACGGGGTGCACCGGGTGAACCGGGCCGACCGGGTGTCCTGCGAAGGGCGAAGGACTTCATCGATCTGACACCGGAACAGGGCGATCGTGGTGATCGTGGACCACGCGGCGATCAAGGTGCGACGGGTGATTTAGGTGATTTTGGTGGCTTCGGTTATCCGGGACGTCCTGGTGAACCGGGAGAGTACGGTGACGATGGAGACGCTGGTCGACCCGGTTTGGATGGCCGACCAGGAGTGGATGGGCGTGATGGAACACCGGGACGGGATGCGTACATGAACGAGTACAACGTGTGGTCGATTCGTGGCACACCAGGAGTACCAGGAGATAAGTAAGTGAACAGGAAGAGCCTTTGACAATGAAGAGAACTaaattctctctctcacacacactcagagGTGGCAAAGGTGAACGCGGTGATCAAGGCGATCGTGGTGAACCAGGCGCAATGTCCGAAATGACCTTCAGCATCACAGGAGCCAAGGGCGTTAAGGGCGAGTTTGGTTTCGTGGGTTTGAAAGGCGAGAAGGGCTACAAAGGCGAGATGGGACCGCACGGGCTGCGTGGTATCGATGGACCAGCCGGTTTGCCCGGCATCAGCATTCAAGGGCCCGACGGTTACAAGGGCTATTACGGTGTGATTGGAGACCACGGGCAACCAGGCGCGCCCGGTGAAGACGGTCTATCCGGACCGGATGGTATGCCCGGACTGCAAGGGCTCCGTGGTCAGCGTGGTGATCCTGGCCGACCGATTCTGATGGGCGAAAAGGGCGTCGAAGGTGAGGGTGGTTTCTACGGCGAGATCGGTGATAAGGGCTTCAAGGGTCCGGAAGGCATCCGCGGCCAGTACGGCGTACCGGGTGTGAAGGGCGAACGTGGTGACCCCGGACCGTTCGGGCAAACAGGGTTGCGAGGAAATAAGGGCCAAATGGGTGACATCATCTACGGTGATCGTGGTGCACCGGGATTACACGGACGGGATGGGTTGCAGGCACCGTACGGTGATAAGGGCGAACGTGGTGACTGGGGTCTTGAGGGTATGCAAGGGCCGAAGGGCGAACGGGGCGAGATTGGGCGTGACGGGTTGCCAGGATTGCCCGGCGACGACGGATTACCCGGTGAGCAGGGTTTGCGAGGGCGCATGGGGGATATGGGTGAGGAAGGGTACCAGGGTGAGCGCGGCCTGTTCGGTGATCAAGGACACGTGGGGTTGACGGGTAGCCGAGGTTTCCCGGGTGTGCGCGGTCCTAAGGGCTTTATGGGTGATCCCGGAGACATGGGATACCCGGGGCGAGATGGAGCTCCCGGGCGGAAGGGTGAGCGGGGTGACTTTGGTGAGATGGGACCACGTGGGCGGAAGGGCAGTGGATCGTTTAGTGGCATGAAGGGTGAGGAAGGGTTGACGGGAGCGCGGGGACCACCGGGATTCAACGCGCGACCGGGTGCGATGGGTCGCAAGGGTGAGGAAGGTGACGCAGGAACCGTGATCGATGGATACCCGGGTGTGAAGGGTCAAAAGGGTGCACCAGGATTCCCGGGAATCCCCGGTCGACCGGGGGCGAAGGGTGAACGTGGGCTAGTGGGTGTGTTTGGTCCGAAGGGTATCGCGGGAGATAAAGGACGCGATGGGTATCCGGGTATGGCGGGTCGTCCTGGTCGCACTGGTCCTCGGGGACCTCTAGGACAGGTGGGTGAATCCGGATCACGAGGTGAACCGGGTGAAGAAGGTGAATTTGGACCGGTGGGATTCCCGGGAGAAAAGGGCACGCGAGGGGACGTAGGACTTCCGGGTTTCACGGGAGTTCCCGGAAATCGAGGTGACCCCGGTTTGCCCGGTATTCCCGGTAACCTGTTGATGCAATCCGCTCAGGTCGGTGATCGAGGTGATCCGGCCCCACAAGGACCTGAGGGCGATGAAGGGCCACCAGGGTTGAAGGGCCAGAGAGGCTATCCGGGACGTAAAGGTGATCGGGGAGCACCAGGATTCGTCGGTATGGGTGGTATCGAAGGACACGATGGACCGAAGGGTCAACGGGGTGATCCGGGTCGTAAAGGACCACCTGGTCAGATGGACGAGCGGCCGGAACGAGGAGATCAAGGTGAAGCAGGTTACGACGGATTCACGGGACGTCCAGGACTTCCGGGAAATAAGGGCGCACCGGGTGATTACGGTGAAAACGGACCGACGGGACTTCCGGGTATGGCTGGCCAGGTGAATGGTGCTTGGAAGGGCGTAAAGGGTGACGTCGGGTTTGAGGGTGCTCCGGGGGCTGATGGGTTACCGGGAATGCCGGGTGAACCCGGTCCGATGGGTCCCGTTGGTCCTCGAGGGCTGCCCGGTAGCATTGGCCCAATGATGCCTGGTTTCCGTGGTGACCTTGGAGAGGATGGACTGCCAGGGCTGGAGGGAATGCAAGGACCACCTGGGTTCTTGGGTGATCGTGGAGCACCTGGTTTGCCAGGGCTGCGTGGATTACCGGGTCCTAAGGGTCTGCAAGGTGAGCAAGGCCAACCGGGCTTCGATGGATTGTACGGGTACACAGGCGTGAAGGGTGAACCGGGTGATTTGCCACCGCTGAACAATTGGAGACCTACACAACCCGGTGATCGTGGACCGGCTGGATTGCGGGGAGAACTAGGAGACGAAGGTGACCTTGGCCCTCCTGGTTATCCAGGTTCGCGTGGTGTTAAAGGTTTGCAAGGGTTGCAGGGTGAACAGGGCGCTACGGGTGAGGTCGGTTTCAAGGGTGAACGGGGTATTGCGGGTGCGCCAGGACGCAGCGGAATCGAGGGACTTCCGGGATTGCCGGGAATGCCAGGAGAGTCCGCAggtcctccaccaccgcccaaAAACCTTGGGTATCTGTTCGCACGCCACTCGCAGAAGGTGTCCATCCCGGAGTGCCCGATCAACACGCATAAACTGTGGGACGGGTACTCACTGGTGAACGTGATCGCGAACAGTCGATCGGTGGGTCAGGATCTCGGTACGGCCGGGTCTTGTTTGCGCCGGTTCAGCACGATGCCTTTCATGTTCTGTGATATCAACAACGTGTGTAATTACGCCTCCAACAATGACGATACGATCTGGTTGGCCACACCCGAACCCATGCCCATGTCGATGGCTCCGATTCCGGCGGATCAGGTTGAGCGGTACATCTCCCGGTGTGCCGTCTGTGAGTCGAACACACGCGTCATGGCTCTTCACAGTCAATCGATGACGATTCCGGACTGCCCTGAGGGTTGGGAAGAGCTTTGGCTTGGATACAGCTACGCTATGGTGAGTGTTGATTTTGTGACCACGTGGTCGTAAGCACGTGGTCACAAGCACGTGGTCACAAGCACGTGGTCACAAGCACGTGGTCAAGAGCACTTGgaacaaatcaatcaaatcaattttattccaCGTTTTAGCATTCATCCGATAACACGGGAGGTGTTGGGCAGGATTTCGTATCACCCGGATCGTGCATGGAGGAATTCCGAGCACAACCTGTCATCGAGTGTCACGGGCATGGAACGTGCAATTTCTACGACGGTATCTCCTCATTCTGGCTCACGGTCATCGAAGATGCGATGCAATTCAGCAAACCACAGCCGCAAACGCTCAAAGCGcatcaaacaagcaaaatcAGTCGGTGAGTGTCGAAGGTCCTGCCGATGGCTCTGTCATGTGATAGTGTGACTGATGGGCCTTACTTTTcacgctctatctctctctctctcatctaCAGATGCATCGTTTGTCGCAGGAAGGCGGGCATTATGCGGGTTCTTCACGGTGGCAGCACGATAACGGCTTCCGCCCTGCGCAGACCGGAAATTTCGACCGTTTCCCGACCACGGTACCCAGTGCCACAGTCAAGAAATCGCGTTTCGTCTTCGAGACAGCGCAGCCGCTACCGCCATCAGGGCTAGTTTGGCCATGCTGGCCAACTTGTTAGTATATAAGCGTGTTTAAGTTTAAATGTGCCATCATTGCCCGCTGGAGGTGCACTAAGAGCCAGAATCAACCTTTCTTACTTCCCCCCTGAACAATTCCACAACTCCGTTTCCTAACGTATCCTTGACCCTCCGAGACTTAGGGCGGGCGCGTACACGTCGTGTTCTAACAACAAAACTGCCATGCAACAATCGCAATTCCTACGGAAAGcatctgaaaaaaaagaaacccagcTTTACCGTTACCAGCAGCGTGGATGTCCTTACAGCTCCAAAGAGACGTGCGTCATCTGTACCGGTACTGGTCTTCTATCCTCACTAACGTCGGACGTGGTTGCCTGCTACGTGCCAGTGGAACGATGACCGTGAGCCACCGCAGGTTCGCTTGCTAGGTTTATCGTCACAAGCATCAGCTTTATAAGTTAGAAAACCAATGAAACGAATATGTATGCGAGTTGCTCGATTAATAAAACTAAAACTACAAACTCTAAATCCATTAAATCGGTTTCATAGAAGCTTATGAAATCACGAAAGTATTGCTATTCAACCACGAAGGATAACGGTCGAATTAGCAACTTTATTTGAATGGCCGCACTCACGCAGCACAACACAAGGCTCTCACGGTTGTTGTCAACAATTTGACATTTAATTCCATGCAAGCTGCGTCGATGAAGCTCCCAATACACCGTGCTTGGATGATGCAATTTTCGCAGTCAAATGGGATTCAGCAGATTTGCAAACTTATCAATGCTCAAAGTGCATCTATTTCTCGTATCACGTATGCTTGCATACATTTTGAAAAGCCTCGATGATGAAATTTCAACGGTTACGGAGATTGCAGCCGGGACAACTTTTGAAAGCCAGCTGACGGGTGCCTTCACCCATTTGACATTTGATGTGAGAaagtgtatgtttgtgtgtgcgcacgaTTATTTTGATCGGTATTTTTGTCAGCTAAGAATTTCACTATTTTTTCTGTAAAGAATCGCATTACAATCGAATTTCTCGCCTTAAATCAGCGGTAAATTGTAACCATGTGACAAGGCTAGCTAAAGCTCAGGGATAGTTCAAGTCGTTCGCAAACATAAACGGCCATATCGGCCTACATCgtaaaacgaagaagaagaggaggcAAAAACTAAGCCATAGCACATAGCCAAAACGCGAAGTGTGGAGATTGACTAGAGACCCGCATTTACTAAACTAATTAGAGTGGAAACGTTGCCCCGATACCCAATAGATATTACCACGTGTAGGTAAAATGTTACATTCACTGATAAGAAGGCACTTTAAGCTTCTGGCCGTGGTGCTGCTGGCCGGTGTGGCTCTGAGCACGGTTGTGGCCGAAAAGGAAATACCATTGACCAAGTTCAGCCAGGATGTTGGCGGTTACGGTGCTACGATGACGTTCCTCTACTGGTAAGAACAGCTACCGTTCCCCAAGCGAACGATCGAACCAAGGGATAAAACATTCCACAGAACCATGGCATTTATTTCGTATTATTCCTCCCCAGTTATTCCTGCGGCTATCGCAAAGCATTCGATGATTACTACAACATCATTCGCGAGAAGTATCCTGAAATTACGATCCGCGGTGGAAACTATGATCCGTCCGGGTTCAACATGCTGTTGTCGAAGGTGTTGCTGATCACCAAGCTCCTACTGATCATCGCCCTGATGTCCAACTACGACATCAGCCGCTACATTGGCAACCGGTTCGCCCCATGGTGGCAGTGGTGCTTCAACAACAAGCTGTACGCATCGATGATGATATTTTTCCTTGGCAACACCATAGAAGCTCAGGTAACGACGACCCTCGTACTCGTAATTTTACAACCATACACGCGGGCAAAGGCATTATTAACgatgtacattttttgttctccttctCCCTGCACCTAACATAGCTCATATCATCGGGCGCTTTTGAGATAACGCTTAACGATGTGCCCGTGTGGTCGAAGCTAGAGACAGGTCGATTTCCAGCACCACAAGAGATGTTCCAGATCATCGATAATCATCTCCAGTTCACCAATAAGATCGAACCAAATCCAGATTTCGTTAAATAAGCGACGGCGGGCGATGTAAGGTGATTCGTTTATTTCGTTCTCAGTAgttgtttttgtgttcttttagttgattttgttttcgtgtcaACAGAATACACATGTATTCTGTTCtgcaatatttttgtttcgttctccATGTTTCTTAATTGTTTTGTTGGTGTCGTTTTACGATGTAAAGACAGTTACATTTTACCGGGAGAAAGGACTTGATcaggggcattttttttcatttctgcaAGGGTTCGTTCACCTTTGAAAACactccttttccttttccctatTCGTCGACGCCGCAGTATCGATAGATATTCAACATGTTTTACCAGTAACCGTGAACACAATAAGATACAAAACACGCTGAACTAGACTATAGGTGTAAGGCAATCTATTCGGTGGGTAGTATGGTGGAAAGTGTGTTGTATCCGTGctgaattgaataaaataatttaccaAAATGATAATTGATGTGTGGGTACGGTTTACTAATAAGTCGCAGGTTAACCAGTAACacattttttacatcgaaACGAGCGATATGCAAATGATTATTTGCTCAATGATAAGAACCGCTGTTGCATCGTGCGATAAAGACCAGGCTGGTGTATCTTCCCTCACCAAACGATTGCAGGGTTGTAGCAGAAGCCACACACCGTCGTGAAATGATTGTTCATACCAATCGAAAGGAAACTAACATTTTCCAAGTCCTTATTTCATGTTACGATGTACGTTAGTCATAACTTTGCTGGTGAAGGTGTTCGTTATGTGTTTCTATTAAATAATATcactaattaaatttccaaatcatattcaatttattttatatttttcaaatcgaattGTACCACCTGTTCAAATCGATCAATATCAGCAAAAAAACTGAACGGAACTATTTCGCCAACGCTATCGTGCGCCCATAGTGCacgattttccttcccatccaATGCCTCTCAGCAAGGAGCCCTCTCAGCCGCCCGTTTTCCCTGCGTTCGTACGTACGCACTGTTTACGACccttctttttccttccaaaacaAATCTGTCTCACTTGCGTTCGACCCGGCGCAAATGCGGATCGATAGCGGGAGGAAAACACGGCCACACGCCAGCCGTCGGAGAGCAACACAAAAGCCTTCTCAACCCCCGCTCGAAAGAAGGGTGCTCGCGAAGTGCGCGACCGCGGGCAgggaagcaaagcaaaccatTATTCTCTCGTCCCTTCGCATCGGGGTTGTTTGcgagcacgtgtgtgtgtgtgtggtggaatTGGTTGGGAGGGCACAAACACCAAGGCCAGATGGTCCGGCCTGCTTAGATCCTTATTTTCCACCTAAAGGACTGTTTACAAGTCGAATGGAATCGTATGGTGAATGCTGTTTTTTGCCACACGAAATACCCGAACCAGGACATTAACGATGAAGAATTCAAGTATCTTTACAAAATTCAGCCCAGATGAATATCCTAGTGAAGGACTATCATATCTATCTCCCATATTTCGAACAGTATCCCAACTGCGCACATTTCGTTCGCTGCTGGATATCCTGGATGTCCTGCCAGCTGATCAATTCTGCGCCCCCATTTTAAACAGCATCAGGGGCGAACTGTAAACTGGCCTTAACGAGATTTCGCCATCATCACATTGTCGTCAGCAGGGTGCTTATCAGCAACGGCACTGCCTACTAGGACCCCCTACATCAGACGAGTCTGTtagtctgtgtgtgttttgtgcagAGGATTCGAACCTCTTTTGCTGCCATTTCCGGTGCAGCCTGTGGTGtagttttctatttttttttgcataatctcCAGTGCAAACGTTGCCTCCCCACACCCACAAAGGACGATTCAACCCCCACGGGGCTTTCTccgacagcaacagcagcaacccgAGCGTTGCATTGCTCCGGATGAATCAACAGCACGGCAGTGCGCCGTCGCAGTAGCCCGAACCCGGACGGGGacgggaaaaaccacaccctccccccccgtGTTTTCCCACAGCCtgtccgtgtgcgtgtgtgtgtgtgtgcggtgcaACTCCGTGAGGCACAAGTGCCACACAGCGCAAAGGAAGACGGTGGTTGCGCTCTCAAACACGCAGCGCCTGCCTACTCGGATGGTTGTGGCTCGGTGAACGTGTCGCTTGGTCGTGTGGTCGgtcggaaaaatcgcaccagTGAGTGAGTGGAAAACGGAAATCGATTGACGCGaaacgaacaagaaaaaaaaagtcggcAAAATGTGCACATCGTCCGGGCAGCGTGCGCCACACTGGTGCCCGTAGCCTGCAGCTCAAAACCGTCGTGAAACCCACCACCcggaaggaaaggaaaatcgcacacacaatcATCCCTACGGTTCTTACCACACGGGGGTTCTGGCCTGCCACTCTTCGGCACGGCATCCTGCGATCCTGCGTGGTTTCCACGCAACGACGGTCGGTGCGAAAATtcgctccccccccctcccctcccgcCATCCGCTGGGCGCTTGTTTCacgagtgtgcgtgcgcgagAGTGTAGTAAGGGTTGTTTAACACCCCGCCCGGCCCCGGTACGTCGCGTGGgctgcgcaaaaaaaaaaccacccgtaAGGTCTCCGCATGACTCTGATACTGATACTGCTGTTCCTGAAAAACATTTGCGTCTTCCTGAACAAGCTCGTGCTGCGGTGCTACAACTCGTTCCTCATCCACCCGAACCACGGCCATCTGGACGCGGGCAAACACGGCGGAGGGGgaggcggtggcggcggcggtggtggtggaggaagcGGTGGCTTCGGTAGCCACAGTGGCCACGGTGGCCACTTTGGGACGGGACTCGGGGTGCGTCCGCGTCGCACGCGCCGCAACCGAGCGGAACTGATGCTCCACCGGGGGAGCGAGGGAGGAGCGCACTACTACAACCACTACTGAGGCACGAGCGGGGCACTGGCGGGGCGGGCTACCCCCGGAGAATGCATGAGTGTTAGACCGCCGTCACCGCGTTCGCTGAGGGCGAGAAGTCGTTGTGCCGTTGCATCGCGGGCCAACTCCGGCACCGGaacaaggacgacgacggtcGTTGTCggtgacgacgaggacgaactgATGACGATCAACGAGGGCCGGAACGTGGGTGGAGGAAGTGGAAGTGGTGCTGGTGgtattggtggtggtggtggtggtacagGAGGTGTCCATGGGCCATCACTGGATGGTGGAGGGCTCGTTTCACACGTTCACCAACCATCAGactcgtcatcgtcatcgtcctcgtcgtccagCTCGTCGGAGAGTGGTGGTGATGGGGGTGGTTTGATGCGGGGTGCTGAGGACGATCGGTCCCCAACGGATGGAGGCGATGGTTCGATGGAAGCCGGAGCGCTGTACAGCGAAGAGTACCCGCAGGCACCGTACAAACCTGGCCACGAGCGACCACTCGTGAACGGTTGCGAGGATCTGTGGGTCTGGAATAAGCGTGACCGATCGAAGGAGGCGTGGCTCAGTCGATCCGACAACCGGCGGGTGTATTTTCACCCAAACTGGAGCAAGGGTACGGCCGGGATCCGAGGAACGCGCGTGCTAAACAACGGCCGCTACTACTGGGAAATCAGTCTATCGCATCGCGTCTTCGGCACAAGGTAAGGAAAATCGATATTCGCCAAGGGGCGAAAACCTGTTATCattccaccaacaccaccagcagcagcagcagcagcagcagcaacagcagtacgGCGGGCAATCATAAATCCATCCCAGCAACCATTGCCAACGGTGTCTCTGTCTCACGCACTGGACGCGAACTCTCGCTCTAGCAGACGTCAGATCCTTTCGCGTGCTGCAAAAACAATCCCCCTAGTGTCATCGCGAGGCGAATGTGGGTTACgtcaagcacacacacacacacccacgcaccgCCAGTCGGGAACGGCGGGTGgcatggaaaaacgaacgcgagggtgataatggaaaaaaagggcccgagCCCACGCGTAGTCGAGTTTTCCCGTCTGACAGCGAACGCCACCCGAAAAATATGACATCGCCcggggagggggtggaaaagtgagCCAAAGGACGAACCAGGAGTGTGATGGGGGGTCAACtttccacccctcccccctcccccaccaaaCACTGGGTGAAAAATGCTCCAGTTGTAATAACGCGCGCGCGGACAGCGCAACGTGGCATTTTGTGGTCCGGTTGTTATGTCtgtgcgtttcctttttcctggcTTCCGTGCTTCGTTGTTTTCTTGTCTTTTCTGTGGCCCCCATTCCCCTGCGACGCCATGGGTGGGCCACTAATTGGAAGCATGCCACCGCGGGTCGGGCGGGTTTCCTTTTCGCGATGGgacagcaacacaaaaaaagggctggcTGGCTCATTTGTTGATTCACCGCACTTTGCCCTCGGGCGGGGCGCCATTTtggcctttgttttttttttttttaggagAGGGCAGGGGGAGTAGGTCCTTTTCTCCAACGTGTGTGGAGCCGTCATTGTTGTTTCCTTCAACGCGCTTCATTGTTGTgggatttcatttttccttttttccagctCTACGCTGGCATTCTTGTTGAAGGAAAACTGAGTCGTTTTCCAGCAATAGTGGGAATTTTGGAATGGCCGCTCGATTCCACGGTGAATTATTGAACTGACACGAGTTCCTTACTCCCTTCGGCCGGTTCCTCTCCGCCGCACTAATGTTTAACGATTAACCTCATCAACCCCTAGCAGGAGAAgagcacgaacgaacgaaagcaaacaagagTACATGGTACAACTTTATTTCGGGACTATCAGGACTCCCGCGGACTGTGCCGTCGCTCGTCTCGACCGTCGATATAAtgaggaaaaagttttccacgcgcaGTAAAACTTACCCCGGCGAACCGGTTTCGAGGGCCACGGGAGAAGGGGAAAATAACGAACCACCCGCGCCGAAcggagggaaaataataaaaacgccacccaagcAGATAGCAGCAGAgaggatgtgtgtgtgagtggtcGGGTAATAAACTTCCTCCCACAACCTCCCACGGGGGTGGGGGCGGTTTCGCTGTGCAGTTTTCGCTGAatcagcaggagcagcaaaaaaaaatggcgagcCAATTCGTGGTGTGCGCTTGTTTGCTGCTCGAACAGGATCGCCTTACGCCGGAGTGGAGCAAGGATgcgaaaaacaagaaaattcCAATAGTTTAtcgccatcagcagcagcagcagcagcagcagaactaATAGCGTAATCTTCGTGCGATCGTAAACAGGGGGACATGTTCTTtgcacgcttttccacgcccgACTCGGAAGCGAAAGTAGTTTGCCGAAAGGACTTTCACAAAATAAGGTCCTTGCTGGACCGTAATTTATCATAATCAATTGTCCCCGCCGCCAAACGGTACATTCGCTTTTTCCGAGACCGTCGTTGCTTGGGT encodes:
- the LOC128725924 gene encoding collagen alpha-1(I) chain, whose product is MLRPADPTLPGGLENKDTVHRKRPSVVRQATFFTTVLILVALVQLIQPSTAAVCNQTACDCKGLKGQHGQIGPHGVPGQSGEPGDIGFDGPPGMSGEYGNRGELGTAGQKGFRGDTGERGPLGAYGYPGMPGEPGFRGPYGIDGCNGTDGAMGPPGYPGPPGERGPQGPPGLLGPRGDSGEGGINSKGTKGDRGVAGVPGVMGQQGWQGGRGSDGYDGITGPPGDNGVPGMKGDRGEPSDDFCPGEPGDPGEPYYYFVGKNETVNIGVKGPKGDRGYDGLPGQHGMMGDSGMQGDRGQKGFKGEEGKLGDRGKQGKEGPPGAAGDKGEKGAPGYAGRDGMSGDKGLPGDDGRSGLPGVQGPPGAKGEYRPELAPIVIGPQGPQGDIGPLGRPGMSGIPGNKGLRGPMGPPGLPGDAGLNGRPGPKGISPAGQRGDDGEGGPPGQHGPRGTPGQAGIKGQVGFAGRNFPGAKGEPGTNGVNGEFGEKGDQGDDGLSGDKGMPGIGVNITGPPGPAGLPGRAGPPGDWGFNGNNGVRGDKGFRGEDCGMCPPGPRGTKGEDGDIGRPGLDGYDGNRGLTGPRGYPGISGKQGLKGLQGRKGDHGDLGERGAPGEPGRPGVLRRAKDFIDLTPEQGDRGDRGPRGDQGATGDLGDFGGFGYPGRPGEPGEYGDDGDAGRPGLDGRPGVDGRDGTPGRDAYMNEYNVWSIRGTPGVPGDKGGKGERGDQGDRGEPGAMSEMTFSITGAKGVKGEFGFVGLKGEKGYKGEMGPHGLRGIDGPAGLPGISIQGPDGYKGYYGVIGDHGQPGAPGEDGLSGPDGMPGLQGLRGQRGDPGRPILMGEKGVEGEGGFYGEIGDKGFKGPEGIRGQYGVPGVKGERGDPGPFGQTGLRGNKGQMGDIIYGDRGAPGLHGRDGLQAPYGDKGERGDWGLEGMQGPKGERGEIGRDGLPGLPGDDGLPGEQGLRGRMGDMGEEGYQGERGLFGDQGHVGLTGSRGFPGVRGPKGFMGDPGDMGYPGRDGAPGRKGERGDFGEMGPRGRKGSGSFSGMKGEEGLTGARGPPGFNARPGAMGRKGEEGDAGTVIDGYPGVKGQKGAPGFPGIPGRPGAKGERGLVGVFGPKGIAGDKGRDGYPGMAGRPGRTGPRGPLGQVGESGSRGEPGEEGEFGPVGFPGEKGTRGDVGLPGFTGVPGNRGDPGLPGIPGNLLMQSAQVGDRGDPAPQGPEGDEGPPGLKGQRGYPGRKGDRGAPGFVGMGGIEGHDGPKGQRGDPGRKGPPGQMDERPERGDQGEAGYDGFTGRPGLPGNKGAPGDYGENGPTGLPGMAGQVNGAWKGVKGDVGFEGAPGADGLPGMPGEPGPMGPVGPRGLPGSIGPMMPGFRGDLGEDGLPGLEGMQGPPGFLGDRGAPGLPGLRGLPGPKGLQGEQGQPGFDGLYGYTGVKGEPGDLPPLNNWRPTQPGDRGPAGLRGELGDEGDLGPPGYPGSRGVKGLQGLQGEQGATGEVGFKGERGIAGAPGRSGIEGLPGLPGMPGESAGPPPPPKNLGYLFARHSQKVSIPECPINTHKLWDGYSLVNVIANSRSVGQDLGTAGSCLRRFSTMPFMFCDINNVCNYASNNDDTIWLATPEPMPMSMAPIPADQVERYISRCAVCESNTRVMALHSQSMTIPDCPEGWEELWLGYSYAMHSSDNTGGVGQDFVSPGSCMEEFRAQPVIECHGHGTCNFYDGISSFWLTVIEDAMQFSKPQPQTLKAHQTSKISRCIVCRRKAGIMRVLHGGSTITASALRRPEISTVSRPRYPVPQSRNRVSSSRQRSRYRHQG
- the LOC128723352 gene encoding thioredoxin reductase-like selenoprotein T homolog CG3887 produces the protein MLHSLIRRHFKLLAVVLLAGVALSTVVAEKEIPLTKFSQDVGGYGATMTFLYCYSCGYRKAFDDYYNIIREKYPEITIRGGNYDPSGFNMLLSKVLLITKLLLIIALMSNYDISRYIGNRFAPWWQWCFNNKLYASMMIFFLGNTIEAQLISSGAFEITLNDVPVWSKLETGRFPAPQEMFQIIDNHLQFTNKIEPNPDFVK
- the LOC128722453 gene encoding uncharacterized protein LOC128722453: MTLILILLFLKNICVFLNKLVLRCYNSFLIHPNHGHLDAGKHGGGGGGGGGGGGGGSGGFGSHSGHGGHFGTGLGVRPRRTRRNRAELMLHRGSEGGAHYYNHY
- the LOC128722456 gene encoding SPRY domain-containing SOCS box protein 3 codes for the protein MSVRPPSPRSLRARSRCAVASRANSGTGTRTTTVVVGDDEDELMTINEGRNVGGGSGSGAGGIGGGGGGTGGVHGPSLDGGGLVSHVHQPSDSSSSSSSSSSSSESGGDGGGLMRGAEDDRSPTDGGDGSMEAGALYSEEYPQAPYKPGHERPLVNGCEDLWVWNKRDRSKEAWLSRSDNRRVYFHPNWSKGTAGIRGTRVLNNGRYYWEISLSHRVFGTSMMFGIGTKKARLHVNMFTNLLGEDRNGWGLSHKGLLWHAGVARNYTKRFKENQPAKIGLLFDGIAGTLTYYKDDVCLGVAFRGLNEVREPLYPIVCSTAAKTEMMLSETRRDFVNLQDRCRAIIIKHVNTREKLDRLALPYFIKNYLAEAVTEGSAVIKVRKLQVIDQYLF